A single region of the Gossypium arboreum isolate Shixiya-1 chromosome 12, ASM2569848v2, whole genome shotgun sequence genome encodes:
- the LOC108476784 gene encoding protein REVEILLE 6 isoform X1, with the protein MVSKNPNPAEGFYLDPTGMALPGLGPFAATDAAASTVSSSEDPNKKIRKPYTITKSRESWTEPEHDKFLEALQLFDRDWKKIEAFVGSKTVIQIRSHAQKYFLKVQKNGTNEHLPPPRPKRKAAHPYPQKASKNVHVQPQASGSLQSSNALVDTGCVLRSDPSLMLMNPVTAASSWTHNEQTISFSQAKKGSGMANKSRGSSMSTPQRRQIGEMTNQGNHGHALRVLPDFVQVYSFIGSVFDPNTTGHLQKLKKMDPIDIETVLLLMRNLSINLTSPDFEDHRKLLSSYEIDTETIYHGGACKAVGT; encoded by the exons atgGTATCGAAAAACCCGAACCCGGCCGAGGGATTTTACCTGGATCCTACCGGAATGGCGTTGCCAGGCCTGGGACCCTTCGCCGCCACAGATGCGGCGGCTTCCACGGTTTCATCTTCCGAGGATCCGAATAAGAAAATCCGAAAGCCCTACACCATAACCAAGTCCAGAGAGAGCTGGACTGAACCTGAACACGACAAGTTCCTCGAGGCTCTCCAGCT ATTTGACCGTGACTGGAAAAAGATCGAAGCATTTGTCGGGTCAAAGACTGTTATTCAG ATTCGTAGTCATGCCCAGAAATATTTTCTAAAGGTTCAGAAGAATGGAACAAATGAACACCTACCTCCACCTCGACCTAAAAGGAAAGCAGCTCATCCATATCCACAGAAAGCCTCAAAAAATG TTCATGTACAGCCACAAGCATCAGGGTCTCTTCAATCATCGAATGCATTAGTTGACACTGGATGTGTTCTGAGATCTGATCCCTCATTGATGCTTATGAACCCTGTTACTGCGGCGTCTTCCTGGACACACAATGAACAAACCATCAGTTTCTCACAAGCTAAAAAAG GTTCTGGAATGGCCAATAAATCTAGGGGCAGCTCAATGAGCACCCCACAGAGGCGACAAATTGGAGAGATGACTAATCAGGGAAATCATGGTCATGCACTAAGAG TGTTGCCTGACTTTGTTCAAGTATACAGTTTTATTGGCAGTGTCTTTGATCCAAACACTACCGGTCATCTCCAGAAACTTAAAAAGATGGATCCCATAGACATTGAAACG GTGCTGTTGTTGATGAGAAACCTCTCCATCAATCTGACAAGTCCTGATTTCGAGGATCAT
- the LOC108476784 gene encoding protein REVEILLE 6 isoform X2 encodes MVSKNPNPAEGFYLDPTGMALPGLGPFAATDAAASTVSSSEDPNKKIRKPYTITKSRESWTEPEHDKFLEALQLFDRDWKKIEAFVGSKTVIQIRSHAQKYFLKVQKNGTNEHLPPPRPKRKAAHPYPQKASKNVHVQPQASGSLQSSNALVDTGCVLRSDPSLMLMNPVTAASSWTHNEQTISFSQAKKGSGMANKSRGSSMSTPQRRQIGEMTNQGNHGHALRVLPDFVQVYSFIGSVFDPNTTGHLQKLKKMDPIDIETVLLLMRNLSINLTSPDFEDHVSF; translated from the exons atgGTATCGAAAAACCCGAACCCGGCCGAGGGATTTTACCTGGATCCTACCGGAATGGCGTTGCCAGGCCTGGGACCCTTCGCCGCCACAGATGCGGCGGCTTCCACGGTTTCATCTTCCGAGGATCCGAATAAGAAAATCCGAAAGCCCTACACCATAACCAAGTCCAGAGAGAGCTGGACTGAACCTGAACACGACAAGTTCCTCGAGGCTCTCCAGCT ATTTGACCGTGACTGGAAAAAGATCGAAGCATTTGTCGGGTCAAAGACTGTTATTCAG ATTCGTAGTCATGCCCAGAAATATTTTCTAAAGGTTCAGAAGAATGGAACAAATGAACACCTACCTCCACCTCGACCTAAAAGGAAAGCAGCTCATCCATATCCACAGAAAGCCTCAAAAAATG TTCATGTACAGCCACAAGCATCAGGGTCTCTTCAATCATCGAATGCATTAGTTGACACTGGATGTGTTCTGAGATCTGATCCCTCATTGATGCTTATGAACCCTGTTACTGCGGCGTCTTCCTGGACACACAATGAACAAACCATCAGTTTCTCACAAGCTAAAAAAG GTTCTGGAATGGCCAATAAATCTAGGGGCAGCTCAATGAGCACCCCACAGAGGCGACAAATTGGAGAGATGACTAATCAGGGAAATCATGGTCATGCACTAAGAG TGTTGCCTGACTTTGTTCAAGTATACAGTTTTATTGGCAGTGTCTTTGATCCAAACACTACCGGTCATCTCCAGAAACTTAAAAAGATGGATCCCATAGACATTGAAACG GTGCTGTTGTTGATGAGAAACCTCTCCATCAATCTGACAAGTCCTGATTTCGAGGATCATGTGAGTTTCTAG